Proteins co-encoded in one Nitratireductor kimnyeongensis genomic window:
- a CDS encoding metallophosphoesterase family protein has product MVVGVSYDEAATPPGMRLYAVGDIHGRHDLLAAMHARIMEEILHDRPADWRVVYLGDYVDRGANSRGVIEYLAGQRERDPRVIALVGNHDLGFLDFLSNPDPYGLFACNGGFETALSYNVEIDLTSRERMMPGHAALVQAVPQRHKAFLATLPYSVSFGDFFFCHAGIRPGVALDAQAADDLVWIRREFHRFEGLHPKLIVHGHTPVGAPELLENRINLDTGAWHSGRLSAIRMEGREKRLIEVAC; this is encoded by the coding sequence ATGGTCGTTGGGGTCTCATATGATGAGGCTGCGACGCCCCCTGGCATGCGGCTTTATGCGGTTGGTGACATTCATGGTCGCCACGATCTGCTGGCTGCAATGCATGCGCGGATCATGGAGGAGATTCTCCACGATCGCCCTGCGGACTGGCGTGTCGTCTATCTGGGAGATTATGTCGACCGCGGCGCCAATTCACGCGGCGTGATCGAATATCTAGCCGGTCAGCGCGAGCGCGATCCGCGTGTCATCGCGTTGGTCGGCAACCATGATCTGGGTTTCCTCGATTTCCTGTCGAACCCCGACCCGTACGGCTTGTTCGCCTGCAATGGCGGGTTCGAAACGGCGCTTTCCTATAATGTCGAGATCGATCTTACATCGCGCGAGAGAATGATGCCCGGGCATGCGGCCCTCGTTCAAGCAGTGCCGCAGCGCCATAAAGCATTTCTGGCCACACTGCCTTACTCAGTGTCATTCGGTGATTTTTTCTTCTGCCACGCGGGCATTCGCCCTGGTGTTGCTCTTGATGCCCAAGCGGCGGACGATCTCGTCTGGATCAGGCGCGAGTTCCACAGATTCGAGGGGCTGCATCCCAAATTGATCGTGCATGGTCACACGCCAGTTGGTGCGCCGGAGCTCCTTGAGAACCGGATCAATCTCGACACTGGCGCATGGCACAGTGGTCGGCTGTCGGCGATTCGAATGGAAGGCCGGGAAAAGAGATTGATCGAGGTCGCCTGCTGA
- a CDS encoding (Fe-S)-binding protein: protein MSERTGSAENFKPAKEEPLKEQSISPKRVGLFVTCLVDLFRPTVGFAAVKLLEEAGCTVEVPMAQTCCGQPAYNSGDREDAAAIARQTIEAFEEFDYVVAPSGSCAGMLRKHYPSLLKGTSYEARAEAFSGRVHELVSFLVDVLGVRQVPARHEGSVTYHDSCSGLRELGIQQQPRALLSSVEGLELKEMQNSDVCCGFGGTFCVKYPDISNKIVEEKTASIEGAGADTLLAGDLGCLMNMAGKLHRQGSRVEVRHVAEVLAGMTDKPAIGGGGR from the coding sequence ATGAGCGAGCGAACCGGCTCTGCCGAGAATTTCAAGCCAGCGAAAGAAGAACCGTTGAAAGAACAAAGCATCTCACCCAAGCGCGTCGGCCTTTTCGTCACCTGTCTGGTGGATCTTTTTCGGCCCACTGTCGGGTTTGCTGCCGTCAAGCTCCTGGAAGAGGCAGGCTGCACCGTCGAGGTGCCCATGGCGCAGACCTGCTGCGGCCAGCCGGCCTATAATTCCGGTGACCGGGAAGATGCCGCAGCCATTGCGCGCCAGACCATCGAGGCCTTCGAGGAGTTTGATTATGTCGTCGCGCCATCGGGTTCCTGCGCGGGCATGCTCAGGAAACATTATCCTTCGCTTCTCAAGGGCACGTCCTATGAGGCGAGGGCGGAGGCCTTTTCCGGCCGCGTGCACGAGTTGGTGAGCTTTCTGGTCGATGTGCTCGGTGTGAGGCAAGTACCGGCCCGCCACGAGGGCAGTGTCACCTATCACGATTCCTGTTCGGGCCTGCGTGAGCTCGGCATCCAGCAACAGCCACGCGCGCTTCTGTCTTCGGTTGAGGGGCTGGAGCTCAAGGAAATGCAGAATTCGGATGTCTGCTGCGGCTTTGGCGGCACGTTCTGTGTCAAATATCCCGACATCTCCAACAAGATTGTCGAGGAAAAGACGGCGAGTATCGAGGGTGCCGGCGCTGATACGCTGCTTGCCGGTGATCTCGGCTGTCTCATGAACATGGCCGGCAAGCTTCATCGGCAGGGCAGCAGGGTTGAGGTTCGCCACGTGGCCGAGGTTCTGGCCGGCATGACAGACAAGCCGGCAATCGGCGGGGGAGGGCGCTGA
- a CDS encoding FAD-binding protein: MTEFLPKSAEEVLEIIQWAVSEEAPLEIIGHGSKRGIGQPLQTEHTLDLSQLSGITLYEPEELVLSAKAGTPVAEIEAALHAHNQELAFEPMDYGPLLGVEPGRGTMGGLLAANLAGPRRLKAGAARDHVLGVHAVSGRGEGFKSGGRVVKNVTGYDLSKGLAGSWGTLAVATDITMKVLPAAETETTFCISGLDDAAATQAMAIAMGSSAEVSGAAHLPEGVVGRFIDGGFSGGGQTVLRVEGFGPSVAYRVDLLSRLLGDFGSVETLDEALSRRLWREIRDCHPFADGSPAPVWRVSVAPSRGHELVDAFRRAAGVNVFYDWQGGLIWMRMEADPEAEILRKLIAHLGGGHATLVRAPLPVRAATPVFQPLPPALAALSARLKAQFDPKGLLNPARMAFA, from the coding sequence GTGACCGAATTCCTGCCGAAAAGCGCCGAAGAGGTTCTGGAGATCATCCAGTGGGCCGTTTCGGAGGAAGCTCCGCTCGAAATTATCGGCCATGGCTCCAAGCGCGGGATCGGTCAGCCTTTGCAGACCGAGCACACGCTCGATCTCTCGCAGCTTTCCGGCATCACACTTTATGAACCCGAAGAGCTGGTGCTTTCAGCGAAAGCCGGCACGCCCGTTGCCGAGATTGAGGCTGCACTGCACGCGCACAATCAGGAGCTGGCCTTCGAACCAATGGATTATGGCCCGTTGCTTGGCGTGGAGCCAGGGCGCGGCACGATGGGTGGGCTCCTTGCAGCCAATCTTGCCGGCCCGCGCCGGCTGAAAGCAGGTGCCGCGCGCGACCACGTGCTTGGGGTTCACGCGGTTTCTGGCCGGGGTGAAGGTTTCAAGTCGGGCGGGCGCGTGGTGAAGAACGTCACCGGCTATGACCTTTCCAAGGGGCTCGCCGGTTCATGGGGCACGCTCGCCGTGGCCACCGACATCACAATGAAAGTGCTGCCGGCGGCGGAAACCGAAACCACATTTTGCATTTCCGGGCTGGACGATGCCGCTGCAACGCAGGCCATGGCCATCGCCATGGGATCGAGCGCCGAGGTCTCCGGTGCCGCGCACCTGCCCGAAGGCGTCGTGGGGCGCTTCATCGATGGCGGGTTTTCCGGTGGCGGGCAGACCGTTTTGCGTGTCGAGGGCTTTGGGCCTTCCGTCGCCTATCGGGTTGACCTGCTCTCGCGACTTCTGGGGGATTTCGGGAGTGTCGAAACACTCGATGAAGCACTTTCGCGCAGGCTCTGGCGTGAAATCCGCGACTGTCATCCCTTTGCCGACGGCTCACCAGCGCCGGTATGGCGCGTTTCGGTCGCGCCGTCGCGTGGGCACGAACTGGTGGATGCGTTTCGCCGCGCCGCCGGCGTCAATGTGTTCTACGATTGGCAGGGCGGCCTGATCTGGATGCGGATGGAAGCCGATCCCGAAGCGGAGATACTGCGGAAATTGATCGCCCATCTTGGAGGCGGGCACGCGACACTGGTGCGCGCGCCCCTTCCGGTGCGAGCGGCGACGCCCGTTTTCCAGCCGCTCCCCCCCGCTCTTGCAGCCCTTTCCGCCCGTCTGAAAGCGCAATTCGACCCCAAAGGGCTATTGAACCCCGCACGCATGGCATTCGCCTGA
- a CDS encoding LutB/LldF family L-lactate oxidation iron-sulfur protein — MEIQSPQFKQKARKAIADEQLQRAMGKAKIGFVGKRKKAVDALPEFEDLRSSARAIKDHTLEHLDLYLEAYERKVIASGGQVHWAETAEDARQAVLSICRAAGARTVTKGKSMITEEIALNDFLEKEGVRPVETDLGEYIIQLRGEHPSHIIGPALHLNKEQVEEDFRRVHTELPAGRDLSQPESLLGEARHILRPQYFQADVGITGANFLVAETGTSIIVTNEGNGDLTQTLPRVHIVVASIEKVVPTLEDASQILRVLARSATGQDMSVYTTLSTGARRPEDPDGPDEYHVILLDNGRSSMLGTEFHEMLRCIRCGACMNHCPVYHAVGGHAYGWVYPGPMGSVLTPSLVGVDKAGHLPNASTFCGRCESVCPMQIPLPRMMRHWREREFERGLNPATQRFGLGFWAFFARRPRLYRFATSMAIPALSGLAGRGRWFRSLPFAGGWTRHRDLPAPESRTFMQQWRDRETLKQGGTSA, encoded by the coding sequence ATGGAAATCCAGTCTCCACAGTTCAAACAGAAGGCGCGCAAGGCGATTGCCGATGAGCAATTGCAGCGCGCCATGGGCAAGGCGAAGATCGGTTTCGTCGGCAAGCGAAAGAAAGCGGTCGATGCACTTCCGGAATTCGAGGATCTTCGCTCTTCGGCCCGCGCCATCAAGGATCACACGCTCGAACATCTCGATCTCTATCTGGAAGCCTATGAGCGCAAGGTGATTGCCTCGGGCGGCCAGGTGCATTGGGCCGAAACGGCCGAGGATGCCCGACAGGCGGTTCTCAGCATCTGTCGCGCGGCGGGCGCACGAACCGTCACCAAGGGCAAGTCGATGATCACCGAGGAGATCGCACTCAACGATTTCCTTGAGAAGGAAGGTGTCCGACCGGTCGAGACCGATCTTGGCGAATACATCATCCAGCTGCGCGGCGAACATCCAAGCCACATCATCGGCCCGGCCCTGCATCTGAACAAGGAGCAGGTGGAGGAGGATTTCCGTCGCGTTCACACCGAGCTCCCGGCGGGGCGCGATCTTTCGCAGCCCGAGTCCCTTCTCGGTGAAGCACGGCATATCCTGCGCCCGCAATATTTTCAGGCCGATGTCGGCATCACCGGCGCGAATTTCCTTGTCGCCGAAACCGGCACATCCATCATCGTCACCAATGAGGGCAATGGCGATCTCACGCAGACGCTGCCGCGCGTTCACATTGTCGTTGCCTCCATCGAAAAGGTCGTGCCGACGCTGGAGGACGCGAGCCAGATTCTGCGCGTGCTTGCCCGCTCGGCCACCGGTCAGGACATGAGCGTCTACACCACGCTCTCCACCGGCGCGCGCCGCCCGGAGGATCCCGACGGGCCGGACGAATATCACGTCATCCTGCTCGACAATGGCCGCTCTTCCATGCTTGGCACGGAGTTCCACGAGATGCTGCGCTGCATCCGCTGCGGCGCGTGCATGAACCATTGTCCCGTCTATCACGCGGTTGGCGGTCATGCCTATGGCTGGGTCTATCCGGGGCCGATGGGCTCGGTGCTCACGCCCTCGCTCGTTGGCGTCGACAAGGCGGGGCATCTGCCCAACGCCTCCACCTTCTGCGGGCGCTGCGAATCCGTTTGTCCCATGCAAATCCCGCTTCCGCGCATGATGCGGCATTGGCGCGAACGCGAGTTCGAGCGCGGGCTCAATCCGGCGACCCAGCGTTTCGGCCTCGGTTTCTGGGCCTTCTTCGCCCGCCGGCCAAGGCTTTATCGTTTTGCCACGTCGATGGCGATCCCGGCGCTTTCCGGCCTTGCAGGGCGGGGACGATGGTTCCGCTCGCTCCCCTTTGCCGGGGGCTGGACCCGACACCGCGATCTTCCAGCGCCTGAGAGCCGCACCTTCATGCAGCAATGGCGCGACCGCGAGACCTTGAAGCAGGGAGGGACGTCAGCATGA
- a CDS encoding FAD-linked oxidase C-terminal domain-containing protein, whose amino-acid sequence MSGLKMPQANAATLKKRADIVADMRTIVPGEGVVDTENEMRAFESDGLTAYRQMPLVVVLPETTAQVSRILKYCQERDIRVVPRGSGTSLSGGALPLEDAVLLVMSRFNRILDVDYPNRAVVAQPGVTNLGITHAVEQEGFYYAPDPSSQIACSIGGNVAENSGGVHCLKYGLTANNVLGIEMVLMNGDVIRLGGKHLDAEGYDLLGLMTGSEGLLGVVTEVTVRILQKPETARAVLIGFPSSEEAGRCVAEIIGAGIIPGGMEMMDGPAIRAAEDFVHAGYPLDVEALLIVELDGPQAEVDHLIDRVEAIARQNGATTSRASTSDEQRAVFWAGRKAAFPAVGRISPDYYCMDGTIPRKQLPRVLAGMRALSEKYGLRVANVFHAGDGNLHPLILYDANKPGELEKAEDFGADILRLCVEVGGVLTGEHGVGVEKRDLMPEMFTEDDLNQQIRVKCAFDPNHLLNPGKVFPQLHRCAELGRMHIHRGQVPFPELERF is encoded by the coding sequence ATGTCCGGCCTGAAAATGCCGCAGGCCAATGCGGCAACCCTGAAGAAGCGCGCCGATATCGTCGCCGACATGCGCACCATCGTTCCCGGTGAAGGCGTGGTGGACACGGAGAACGAAATGCGCGCCTTCGAGAGCGACGGGCTGACCGCCTATCGCCAGATGCCGCTTGTCGTGGTGCTGCCGGAAACCACCGCTCAGGTGTCACGCATACTGAAATATTGCCAAGAGCGCGACATTCGCGTTGTGCCGCGCGGGTCGGGAACTTCGCTTTCGGGCGGGGCGCTCCCGCTGGAAGACGCCGTGCTGCTTGTTATGAGCCGCTTCAACCGCATTCTCGACGTTGATTATCCAAACCGCGCAGTGGTCGCCCAGCCGGGTGTCACCAATCTGGGGATCACCCACGCGGTAGAGCAGGAGGGCTTTTACTACGCCCCCGACCCCTCCTCGCAGATTGCCTGCTCCATCGGCGGCAATGTGGCGGAGAATTCGGGCGGCGTGCACTGTCTTAAATACGGACTGACGGCCAACAATGTTCTGGGCATCGAGATGGTGCTGATGAATGGCGACGTGATCCGGCTCGGCGGCAAGCACCTGGACGCCGAAGGCTACGATTTGCTCGGCCTGATGACCGGCTCGGAAGGTTTGCTTGGCGTCGTGACCGAAGTGACCGTGCGCATTCTCCAAAAGCCCGAGACGGCCCGCGCAGTTCTGATCGGCTTTCCATCGAGCGAGGAAGCGGGCCGATGCGTTGCCGAGATCATCGGTGCGGGCATCATTCCAGGCGGCATGGAAATGATGGATGGGCCGGCCATCCGCGCTGCGGAAGATTTCGTTCATGCCGGATATCCGCTCGATGTGGAGGCTCTGCTGATCGTCGAGCTCGACGGACCGCAGGCCGAGGTCGACCATCTGATCGACCGGGTGGAAGCGATCGCGCGTCAGAACGGCGCCACCACGAGCCGCGCCTCGACATCGGATGAGCAACGCGCCGTGTTCTGGGCCGGACGCAAGGCCGCCTTCCCGGCGGTCGGACGCATCTCTCCCGATTATTACTGCATGGACGGTACGATCCCGCGCAAACAGCTGCCGCGGGTTCTGGCAGGCATGCGCGCGCTTTCGGAGAAATACGGACTGCGGGTCGCCAATGTGTTTCATGCGGGCGACGGCAATCTCCATCCGCTCATTCTTTATGATGCAAACAAGCCGGGCGAACTGGAGAAGGCCGAGGATTTCGGCGCTGACATTCTGCGCCTGTGCGTGGAGGTGGGCGGCGTTCTGACCGGGGAGCATGGCGTGGGTGTGGAAAAGCGCGATCTGATGCCGGAAATGTTCACTGAAGACGATCTGAACCAGCAGATCCGCGTGAAATGCGCTTTCGATCCAAACCATCTGCTCAATCCCGGCAAAGTGTTCCCGCAACTACACCGCTGCGCCGAGCTTGGCCGGATGCACATTCATCGCGGACAGGTGCCCTTTCCTGAGCTGGAGAGGTTTTGA
- a CDS encoding LutC/YkgG family protein yields the protein MSGREAILGKLRAAASVSTDDAARREAVGMRLAKAPRGLIPARGQVDGEERIALFCRMAEAVTATVERVETADDVPKSVTNYLRSKNLAPSVRMGDDRRLKRMDWASQKSLEVKRGRAEPEDEVGVSHAFAAVAETGTVALPSGRENPTTVNFVPDHHIIVIDAKDIAGDLETVISRLRRKFGRGEMPRLLNLITGPSRSGDIEQTMLLGAHGPRALHLIVVDG from the coding sequence ATGAGCGGGCGCGAGGCCATTCTTGGCAAGCTGCGGGCGGCAGCGTCCGTTTCCACCGATGACGCAGCACGGCGCGAAGCCGTCGGAATGCGCTTGGCAAAAGCGCCGCGCGGGCTCATTCCGGCGCGCGGGCAGGTGGATGGCGAAGAGCGGATTGCACTTTTCTGCCGCATGGCCGAGGCCGTCACAGCCACGGTAGAGCGCGTCGAAACCGCTGATGATGTACCGAAATCTGTGACCAATTACCTGCGCTCCAAGAATCTCGCCCCCTCCGTTCGCATGGGTGACGACAGACGCCTGAAGCGCATGGACTGGGCCAGCCAGAAATCATTGGAGGTGAAGCGCGGACGGGCAGAACCCGAGGATGAAGTCGGTGTGAGCCACGCATTTGCTGCTGTCGCGGAAACGGGCACCGTTGCCCTTCCATCGGGTAGGGAGAATCCGACCACGGTCAATTTCGTGCCTGATCACCACATCATCGTCATTGACGCAAAGGACATTGCCGGTGATCTTGAGACGGTGATTTCGCGCCTCAGGCGCAAATTTGGCAGAGGTGAAATGCCGAGACTGTTGAACCTGATCACCGGACCATCGCGCTCGGGTGACATCGAGCAAACCATGCTGCTCGGAGCGCATGGGCCGCGCGCGCTGCATCTCATCGTCGTCGACGGGTGA
- a CDS encoding 16S rRNA (uracil(1498)-N(3))-methyltransferase has protein sequence MRANYKLQRLFIDSTLAPGAEVETSREQAHYLTNVLRMREGGEVLVFNGRDGEWHAELIAANRKAVRLRMTSQARPQTPHPDLLYCFAPLKKGRLDYLVQKAVEMGAGCLQPVITQHTQVAKPGTQRLQSNVMEAAEQCGILAVPEVLEPVKLDRLLTEWEPDRRLIFCDEDAATNNPMTALAAVQEKKLALLVGPEGGFSDAERKQLRALPFVTPIPLGPRILRADTAAVAALAVIQACAGDWD, from the coding sequence ATGCGTGCAAACTATAAACTACAGCGGCTGTTCATTGATTCCACCCTGGCCCCCGGGGCCGAGGTAGAGACCAGCCGGGAACAGGCACACTACCTGACCAATGTCCTGCGCATGCGCGAAGGCGGTGAAGTGCTCGTTTTCAACGGTCGCGACGGCGAGTGGCATGCTGAACTGATAGCGGCCAACCGCAAGGCGGTTCGTCTGCGCATGACCAGTCAGGCGCGTCCCCAGACGCCCCATCCCGACCTTCTTTACTGTTTTGCTCCCCTGAAGAAGGGACGGCTCGACTATCTCGTGCAGAAGGCTGTTGAAATGGGGGCGGGGTGCCTACAACCTGTCATCACACAGCACACTCAGGTGGCAAAGCCTGGCACCCAGCGCCTCCAATCCAATGTGATGGAAGCGGCAGAACAATGCGGCATATTGGCCGTGCCTGAAGTGCTCGAGCCGGTGAAGCTGGACCGGCTTTTGACCGAATGGGAGCCGGATCGTCGTCTGATCTTCTGCGATGAGGATGCCGCAACCAACAATCCGATGACGGCCCTTGCGGCTGTGCAAGAGAAGAAATTGGCGCTGCTGGTCGGCCCCGAAGGCGGGTTTTCTGATGCGGAACGCAAGCAGTTGCGTGCTTTACCGTTCGTGACCCCTATTCCGCTCGGACCCCGCATCCTGCGGGCCGACACCGCTGCAGTGGCGGCCCTCGCCGTCATTCAAGCGTGCGCAGGAGACTGGGATTGA
- a CDS encoding DUF3422 family protein — protein sequence MSQKNGDLLVATDADKTRETTVATFVTGSVLGFPAHDGRADALGEVHARPHALLEAPRLIIQLSFMTEGGSAVDQAVLADLSRRLGVAPPQTNARHHTMKWGKGTLRWERHTEFSSYQWDCPISSRTGKPLEESPFGNGFSPPGTAISGTRVEIRKWTGATEKLIRAFDPASLGYSLVEGGRAAVATDFRQDGDGLTRILILERDLAPARIGALSQRLNDIETYRTLAMLGLPLAQSLSPRLRRMEDQLANLTAQMRQRDRHDSHALLSALTELAADLEADAAASLYRFGASRAYHGIVEERLEMLNEAPMAGYETWAAFLQRRVAPAMRTCRSVEERQANLSQKLSRAANLLRSWVDVEVERQNRDLLASMNRRAQLQLRLQQTVEGLSVAAISYYVVGLVGYVAKGAKPALPGLSSEVTTAAAVPVAVLCIWLLVRRIRRHHAREDANIGTEAD from the coding sequence ATGAGCCAGAAAAATGGAGATCTGCTTGTCGCGACCGACGCAGACAAGACAAGAGAAACGACGGTCGCAACCTTTGTTACGGGCAGCGTTCTGGGATTTCCGGCCCATGATGGTCGAGCGGATGCACTGGGCGAAGTGCATGCGCGGCCGCATGCGCTTCTGGAAGCGCCACGCCTGATCATCCAGCTTTCCTTCATGACCGAGGGCGGCTCTGCAGTGGATCAGGCGGTGCTGGCCGATCTGTCGCGCCGCCTTGGTGTCGCTCCGCCACAAACCAATGCGCGTCACCACACAATGAAGTGGGGCAAGGGCACGCTGCGCTGGGAGCGACACACGGAATTTTCGAGCTATCAATGGGATTGCCCAATCTCGTCGCGGACCGGAAAGCCCCTTGAGGAATCGCCCTTTGGTAACGGTTTCAGCCCTCCAGGCACCGCGATATCGGGCACGCGTGTGGAGATCCGCAAATGGACGGGCGCGACCGAGAAGCTGATCCGCGCGTTCGATCCGGCTAGTCTGGGATATTCGCTGGTGGAAGGTGGGCGCGCTGCCGTCGCCACCGATTTTCGTCAGGACGGCGATGGGCTGACCCGCATTCTCATCCTTGAAAGGGATCTGGCGCCAGCCCGTATCGGCGCCCTTTCGCAACGCCTGAACGATATAGAAACTTATCGTACGCTCGCAATGTTGGGGCTCCCGCTCGCGCAATCGCTCTCGCCGCGCCTGCGGCGTATGGAGGATCAGTTGGCCAACCTGACCGCACAGATGCGCCAGCGCGACAGGCATGACAGCCATGCGCTCTTGAGCGCATTGACGGAACTTGCCGCCGATCTTGAGGCCGATGCCGCCGCAAGCCTCTACCGGTTTGGCGCAAGCCGCGCTTATCACGGCATTGTCGAAGAGCGGCTGGAAATGCTGAACGAGGCCCCCATGGCCGGATATGAAACATGGGCCGCCTTCCTGCAGCGCCGCGTGGCGCCGGCCATGCGCACCTGCCGCTCGGTGGAGGAGCGCCAGGCCAACCTATCGCAAAAGCTCTCGCGCGCGGCAAACCTGCTTAGAAGCTGGGTGGATGTGGAAGTGGAAAGGCAGAACCGCGATCTGCTCGCCTCGATGAACCGCCGCGCACAACTGCAATTGCGCCTACAACAGACGGTCGAAGGGCTCTCCGTTGCCGCCATCTCCTATTATGTTGTGGGGCTGGTGGGCTATGTGGCCAAGGGGGCAAAACCCGCGCTGCCCGGCCTATCAAGCGAGGTGACCACCGCCGCCGCCGTCCCCGTGGCCGTCTTGTGCATCTGGCTTCTGGTGCGCCGCATCCGCCGTCATCATGCCCGCGAGGATGCCAATATCGGCACCGAGGCGGATTGA
- a CDS encoding DUF4870 family protein: MSDMQQQPEETRKSDGWLEPGPTNMQVIYILYLVSFVIGISALVGIVLAYMNRGKASGWLETHYTWAIRTFWIGLLLGFASALLMIVGIGFLLMIALAIWVVVRCVIGLQAVGRREPIKNPQSWLI; the protein is encoded by the coding sequence ATGAGCGATATGCAGCAACAACCTGAAGAAACACGCAAGTCCGACGGCTGGCTTGAGCCTGGCCCGACCAACATGCAAGTCATCTATATTCTTTATCTGGTAAGTTTCGTCATCGGCATTTCCGCGCTCGTGGGCATCGTGCTTGCCTATATGAACCGTGGCAAGGCCAGCGGCTGGCTCGAGACCCATTACACCTGGGCAATTCGCACCTTCTGGATCGGCCTCCTGCTCGGTTTCGCCTCCGCCCTGTTGATGATTGTCGGCATCGGCTTCCTGCTGATGATCGCCCTTGCGATCTGGGTCGTCGTGCGCTGCGTAATCGGCCTTCAGGCCGTTGGACGCAGAGAACCAATCAAGAATCCGCAAAGCTGGCTTATCTAG
- a CDS encoding FCD domain-containing protein, translating to MEAVFSRIAHARTADGVVRQIETLILEGVLRDGDRLPGERELARQLDISRPILREALKTLEERGLIITRHGGGTHVADIIGQVFTKPVRELFATHSKATADYLEYRREVEAVAAEFAARRATPEDIVLLNGIMTRMDEAHAAEDFEAEAACDVEFHNAVGECAHNIVLLHTLRACYRLLADGVFLNRARIYELPDARDTLRAQHRAIHAAIAAGDPEAARAAAIAHIDFVEKATFHAERTDDWQRISRLRLHQRGGETLQQ from the coding sequence GTGGAAGCAGTCTTTTCCAGAATTGCGCATGCCCGCACGGCGGATGGCGTTGTCCGGCAAATCGAGACGCTAATCCTCGAAGGTGTCCTGCGCGATGGTGACCGCTTGCCCGGTGAGCGTGAGCTGGCCCGCCAGCTCGACATCTCGCGTCCGATCCTGCGTGAAGCGCTGAAAACGCTGGAGGAACGGGGCCTCATCATCACCCGCCACGGCGGCGGAACCCATGTGGCCGACATCATTGGTCAGGTGTTCACGAAGCCTGTACGAGAGCTTTTCGCAACACACAGCAAGGCCACAGCCGATTATCTGGAATATCGTCGCGAGGTGGAGGCCGTCGCCGCCGAATTCGCAGCACGACGCGCAACGCCGGAAGACATTGTTCTTCTCAATGGTATCATGACGCGAATGGACGAGGCCCATGCCGCCGAGGACTTTGAGGCCGAAGCAGCCTGTGACGTGGAATTTCACAATGCAGTGGGTGAGTGCGCGCACAACATTGTGCTCCTGCACACATTGCGCGCCTGCTACCGGTTGCTCGCCGATGGGGTCTTCCTGAACCGCGCCCGCATCTATGAACTGCCCGATGCGCGCGACACGCTCCGTGCCCAGCATCGCGCGATCCATGCGGCAATTGCCGCCGGCGATCCGGAAGCGGCAAGGGCGGCTGCGATCGCTCATATCGATTTCGTCGAAAAGGCTACCTTTCATGCCGAACGCACGGATGACTGGCAGCGCATTTCTCGCCTGCGGCTTCATCAGCGTGGCGGGGAAACCTTGCAGCAATGA